From Strigops habroptila isolate Jane chromosome 1, bStrHab1.2.pri, whole genome shotgun sequence, a single genomic window includes:
- the ABRA gene encoding actin-binding Rho-activating protein, with protein MAADSAMAPEEKPSTTPGKRAVHKIRMASMVFSLARGWQQWVSDHHVKQAQEPSGWVPPTEDSSAQPVEERSFEKWPMPPVKKDQGKDDAKSSAKGSVTIREAEKNSRESDEALKKFSIKSKEVTKTVVSKAYERGGDVSLLSERYENSNSSSEMTKLKEESSAIDKILSGKLSPTIRRKCSNMVSELTKGWKQVEQDDRQGAKKELLLKCHDDSLDAEDSGYGEAEDKLEPEDSDREVMAVRIKRPVPSLANRISEEARTKAQRKYSPVNSLKDKWQEWSDQHTMSQKLNPFSEEFDHELSMSTRLHKGDEGYGRPKEGTKTAERAKKAEAHIHREIRDMCFIIESMAKPRPDGKIQVTFGELFERYVRISDKVVGILLRARKHGLVDFEGEMLWQGRDDNVIITLLK; from the exons ATGGCAGCAGACAGCGCCATGGCTCCTGAAGAAAAGCCGAGCACCACTCCTGGGAAAAGGGCTGTCCACAAGATCCGAATGGCCAGCATGGTCTTCAGCTTGGCGCGAGGTTGGCAGCAGTGGGTATCTGACCACCATGTAAAGCAAGCCCAAGAGCCCTCTGGATGGGTTCCCCCTACAGAAGACTCATCAGCCCAGCCTGTAGAAGAAAGATCATTTGAAAAATGGCCAATGCCACCTGTCAAGAAGGACCAAGGAAAAGATGATGCAAAATCCTCAGCAAAGGGATCAGTAACAataagagaagctgaaaaaaattcaaGGGAATCAGATGAAGCCCTCAAAAAGTTCAGCATTAAAAGCAAAGAGGTGACCAAAACAGTTGTAAGCAAAGCCTATGAAAGAGGAGGTGATGTTAGCCTCCTCAGTGAAAGATATGAGAACAGCAATAGCAGCTCAGAGATGACTAAACTCAAAGAAGAATCCAGTGCTATTGACAAAATTCTTAGTGGCAAATTATCTCCAACCATAAGGAGAAAGTGTTCAAACATGGTATCAGAGCTGACCAAGGGCTGGAAACAGGTGGAACAAGATGACAGACAAGGGGCTAAGAAAGAACTGCTGCTTAAGTGTCATGATGACAGCCTGGATGCAGAGGACAGTGGCTATGGAGAAGCAGAGGACAAACTTGAGCCAGAAGACAGTGACCGAGAGGTGATGGCTGTGAGGATTAAACGACCTGTGCCATCTCT cGCAAACAGGATTAGTGAAGAAGCACGCACCAAAGCCCAGAGGAAATACAGCCCTGTCAATAGCCTGAAGGACAAATGGCAAGAATGGAGTGACCAGCACACCATGTCACAGAAACTGAATCCCTTCAGCGAGGAATTTGACCATGAGCTGTCCATGTCCACACGCCTGCACAAAGGAGATGAAGGCTACGGCCGTCCAAAGGAAGGAACCAAAACTGCCGAAAGAGCCAAAAAAGCTGAGGCCCACATCCACCGGGAGATTAGGGACATGTGCTTCATCATTGAATCCATGGCTAAGCCACGGCCTGACGGGAAGATCCAAGTTACGTTTGGGGAACTCTTTGAGAGATATGTTCGTATTTCAGATAAGGTTGTTGGGATTCTCCTGAGAGCCAGGAAACACGGGCTAGTAGACTTTGAGGGAGAAATGTTATGGCAAGGAAGGGATGATAATGTCATAattactttattaaaataa